In Nymphaea colorata isolate Beijing-Zhang1983 chromosome 13, ASM883128v2, whole genome shotgun sequence, one DNA window encodes the following:
- the LOC116266761 gene encoding uncharacterized protein LOC116266761, which produces MALGQAGHIAISMALVGSIAFILGVIAENKKPSAGEIITLKDAVICKFPNDPTVALGSLSFVFLLFSTACGLAAVFFPYKGKSIPAEGLFRSTSLAVFFAIATLVSVLAGILMLWATTSESLHIKHKFHKDLNYACPTAKTGLFGGAAFLALDSTLLWLVCQMLTLNSRADYEEEEDSSGDYGQVLTTDLPIETGHQFPKA; this is translated from the exons ATGGCTCTAGGTCAAGCTGGACATATTGCCATTTCAATGGCATTAGTTGGCAGTATTGCATTCATACTTGGAGTAATTGCTGAAAACaagaag CCAAGTGCAGGAGAAATAATCACATTAAAGGATGCTGTGATATGCAAGTTTCCCAATGATCCTACGGTTGCTTTAGGGAGCTTGTCATTTGTCTTCCTGTTGTTCTCAACTGCTTGTGGTTTAGCAGCTGTCTTCTTCCCTTACAAAGGGAAATCAATTCCAGCAGAGGGCTTGTTCAGAAGCACAAGTCTGGCCGTTTTCTTTGCAATTGCAAC GCTCGTTTCTGTCCTTGCTGGGATTCTTATGTTGTGGGCTACAACCTCTGAGAGCCTTCATATTAAGCATAAATTCCACAAGGACTTGAACTATGCATGCCCAACCGCTAAGACTGGACTTTTTGGTGGCGCTGCATTTCTGGCTCTTGATTCAACTCTCCTTTGGTTGGTCTGTCAGATGTTGACACTGAACTCCAGAGCAGACTacgaagaagaggaagactCCAGCGGCGACTATGGCCAAGTTCTGACAACAGATCTGCCAATAGAGACCGGGCACCAATTTCCAAAGGCTTAG